Proteins encoded in a region of the Raphanus sativus cultivar WK10039 chromosome 8, ASM80110v3, whole genome shotgun sequence genome:
- the LOC108819256 gene encoding uncharacterized protein LOC108819256: MASRVYAHYHHGDACSKARWNTRETFRFMYDRPWKHVVDFYSNAVAGKLSVLNLFEPKKCLVHESSERMPLETEMETCGRKDGRTGRWERVNFKILLSYNGSSFDGWQKQPDLHTVQSVVEKSLGEFVDEKKAQQLRKQCKPLEGRVLVAGRTDKGVSALNQVCSFYTWRKDIEPIDIEDAINKDASGKLKVVSVSKVSRAFHPNFSAKWRRYLYIFPLDHACGNVKDPENFIFDENHRKQRNGLLTEENLDELETDETEEVNGVEVVEKPSDFSVSKVDQLLQQLQGKLLSYKMFARDLKAARNEGPPTECFMYHARAAEIRLSCPEYVEGRRVMCVELVANRFLRKMVRVLVATSIREAAAGAENDALLKLVEASCRRATAPPAPSEGLCLFDVGYVDFDPQSCLIS, translated from the exons ATGGCGAGCAGAGTGTACGCTCATTACCACCACGGAGATGCGTGCAGCAAAGCTCGCTGGAACACCAG AGAGACGTTCCGGTTTATGTATGATAGGCCATGGAAACATGTTGTTGATTTCTACTCAAATGCAGTCGCAGGGAAGCTTTCAGTCCTCAACTTGTTTGAACCCAAA AAATGTTTGGTCCATGAAAGTAGCGAAAGAATGCCTCTTGAAACTGAGATGGAGACTTGTGGTAGAAAAGATGGGAGGACAGGGAGGTGGGAAAGAGTAAACTTCAAGATACTTCTTTCATACAATGGATCTTCCTTTGATGGATGGCAGAAACAGCCTGACTTGCACACTGTTCAGAG TGTAGTAGAGAAGTCTCTCGGGGAATTTGTGGATGAAAAGAAAGCACAACAGCTGAGGAAACAATGTAAACCATTAGAAGGACGTGTACTTGTTGCCGGAAGAACCGACAAAGGAGTGTCTGCTCTTAATCAAGTTTGCTCTTTCT ATACCTGGAGAAAAGACATTGAACCCATTGATATAGAAGATGCTATCAATAAAGATGCTTCTGGGAAACTTAAGGTTGTGTCAGTCTCTAAG GTTTCTCGAGCATTTCATCCGAATTTTTCTGCGAAATGGAGGCGCTACTTGTATATCTTTCCCTTGGATCATGCGTGCGGGAATGTCAAAGATCCTGAGAACTTTATCTTTGACGAGAACCATCGAAAGCAAAGAAATGGGCTCTTAACTGAAGAGAATCTCGATGAGCTTGAAACTGATGAAACAGAAGAGGTGAATGGTGTTGAAGTAGTAGAAAAACCAAGTGACTTTAGTGTAAGCAAGGTTGATCAACTTTTACAGCAGCTTCAAGGAAAACTATTATCCTACAAGATGTTTGCACGTGATTTAAAAGCTGCAAGAAACGA AGGTCCACCTACAGAATGCTTCATGTACCATGCACGGGCAGCCGAGATTAGATTGTCCTGTCCT GAGTATGTGGAAGGAAGAAGAGTGATGTGCGTTGAGCTTGTCGCTAACCGATTTCTTCGGAAG ATGGTTCGAGTTCTGGTAGCAACATCAATCCGAGAAGCTGCTGCTGGCGCGGAAAATGATGCATTGTTAAAACTTGTAGAAGCTTCATGCAGACGAGCCACAGCTCCTCCGGCTCCATCTGAAGGTCTCTGTCTGTTCGATGTTGGTTATGTTGACTTTGACCCTCAATCTTGTCTCATTTCTTGA